CGAGGATGCCCTGCATGGACCCGTGGCCGGGAATGGTGCAGTGGTAGAAGTAACGGCCCGGGGTGAGCGTGACCTCGGCGGTGTGCCGGCCGCCCGCGTCGTCGTTCGGGCCGGCCAGGATGTTCAGCGGGACGTCGCCGTTGAACTCGGGGTCGCCGGTCGCGAAGGTGAGGGTGTGCGGCATGCCGGTGGTGTTGCCGGTGGCCGCGCTGTTCTCGAAGACGATCGTCGCCCGGCCCGCCACCGCGGTCGCGGGCGCCGAGGTGTACTTGGTGATGTCGTCCCCGGCCGTCCAGGTGAGCACCTGGGCGGCCGATGGGGCGGCGGGCGCGGCGGGCGGTTCGCTCCGCCCGGCCGCCGCCGGGGCCGACTGCACTCCGAGCAGCAGGAGCAGCCCCGCCAGCAGGGCGGCCACCGTCCTCCGCGGGCGTCGTACGGTTCTCACGACTGCGCCCCCCTCGCCAGCTGGCCGGCGGCCGGCGTGGGACCGCCGCCGGTGTAGGTCACCCGCCACAGGGCGGACTTGGCGTCCGAGGTGAAGAAGCCGCGGCCGTAGTCGAGCACGTACAGCGCGCCGTCCGGACCGAACTTCCAGTCCATCAGGTTCTTGATGCCGTCGTTGCCGACCGGGACGATCTTCTTCAGCGACTCGGAGTGCACCGGCAGTCCGCCGTCGCCCTGCGTCCTCGGGTCCATCAGTACGGCGTTGCGGGGCTGGTCGGCGTCGTAGAAGTCGCCGATGAACCACTTGCCGTCCCAGTAGGCGGGCCAGGCCACGTCACTGCCGGGCGTGACGGCGGCGCGCCGGTAGACCGGCCCGTTCATCGCGGCCTGCCCGCCGCCCTTGAGCCACGGCAGCCGGTAGGCGGCGTCCTCCAGCCGGTACGACGGGATCCCGGCGGCGTCGCGCGGGAAGTCCGGTCCGCCGCCCTGCGGGGAGTACCAGATGTTGTTGCCGGTGACCGGCGGCAGGTTCACCAGGCCGTCGTTGTTCGGGGACTCGTTCCTCGGCCGGTCGCAGTCGTACCAGCCGAGCGGCTTCGACGGGTCCGGCAGGTTCCGGTCCCGGTACGGCTGCTTGTTGCCCATGCAGTACGGCCAGCCGCGGTTGCCCGCCTCGGTGATCACGGCGAACGTGTCGTACTTCGCCGGACCCCACACCGGCGACGGCGCCGAGGCGTCCGGGCCGACCCAGCCCGCGTAGAGGACGTCGGTGGTCTTGTCGACGAAGATGCGCGCCGGGTTCCTGACGCCCATCACATAGATCTCGCCGCGGGTCTTGCCGCCGCCCTCGTCGGTCTCCTCGCCCGTGAAGAGGTTCCCCTCGGGGAGGGTGTACGTCCCGTCGGGCTCCGGATGGATGCGCAGGATCTTGCCGTTGAGGTTGTTGGTGTTGCCGGCGGTGCGGCGCGCGTCGGCGAAGGACACGCCCTTGTAGGCGGGCTCCGGGTTGTTGCCGGAGTAACCGTCGCTGAAGCGGCTGGAGTTGTTGTCGCCGGTCGCGATGTACAGGTTGCCCCTGGAGTCCCAGGCCATCCCGCCGCCCGCGTGGCAGCAGCTGTGGATCTGCACCGGCCACTCGAGCAGCACCTTCTCACTGCCCGGGTCCAGCCTGTCCGTGGCCCGGTCGAGGGTGAAGCGGGAGACGCGCCGCTTCGCCGTCCGGGTCTCGCGGTCGATCCCGGAGTGCGGCGTGTAGTGCAGGTACACCCAGCCGTTCTCCTCGAAGCGGGGGTCGAGTTCGATGCCGAGCAGGCCCTCCTCGACCTTGACCAGCTCGTCTCCGCCGCCCTTGTTCCCGAAGACGGTCAGCGCGCCCGCCAGGGTGACCTGCCCGGTCCTCGGGTCGTAGACGTGGATCTCGCCCCTGCCCTTGCCGATGTCCGGGTCGTTCCAGTCGGTGATCACCGGCTGGGAGGAGTCGGCGCCGCCGCGGCCGATGTAGAAGACCCGCCCGTCCGGGGCGGTGACCAGGCCGTGCGGCTCGCCGATCTGGTCGTTGCGGCCGGGCTGGTTGGGCTTGGTCAGCCGTTCGGCCCGGTAGTTGCCGTCGATGGTGGCCTTGCAGTCGGCGCGCACCAACCGGGTGGTCCACAGCAGGGCGCCGCGCAGATGGGCGCGGAAGTCGGTCTCGTCGTACGACGACACGGTGCCGCCCATGCCGGTGTAGAAGGAGCGGCCGCCGTCGTAGTCACGGCACCAGCTGACGGGATGGTCCCAGCCGGCCGCACCGGTGCCGGGCCGGTACGTGGACTCCCGGACCCGGGCGACCGTGTGCACCGTGCCGGAGGGGTTCTTCACCCAGTTCAGCCACCGGTCGGGCCGTTTCCACTGCACCGGCAGGTCCCTGGTGGCCGGGTGCAGGCGGTCGCCGGCCTCCACCGTGGCCCGCTGCACGTCGGCGGGGCTCGCGGAGGCCGGGCGGGCGCCGATCAGCCCGGTGAACCACGCCGAGTACGGCTCCGCGCGGGCCGCGTCGTGGATGCCGACGAACCCCCCGCCCGCTTCCATGTACGCCTCCAGACCCGCTTCCTGCTCGGGGTCGAGGACGTCGCCGCCCCCGGTGAGGAACACGATCGCGTTGAACCGTCCCAGCCTGGTTCCGTCGGTGAAGACCGAGGCGTCGTCGGTGGCCTCGACCTTGAAGCGCTGGTCCACCGGGCCGGACAGCCCGATCCGTTCGATCGCCTCGATCCCGGCGTTCACCAGCGGGGACTCGTCCCCGGGGGCCGCGGAACCGTGGAAGATCAGCACCCGTACGTTCGCGCCGCCCGGGGGCGACTTCACGGACATCGTTGTCAGGGACGGTTCCGGTTCCGGGCGCGCACTCGCGGCGGGACCGGACAGCAGGCCGGCGGTGAGCAGACCGGCGGTCAGGACGGCCGGCGCGGCGCGTGCGCCGGTGCCCAACCGTCGTCGTTTCCTGGGACTTTGGTGCGGTGTGGACCGCATGTGGTCACCCACCCCTCGTCGGTCACGGCAACAGCGCCAAGGAAGCTAGACCTCTTTGCGCGGCCCGCCAATAGGTACGACCGGGATCGAACGAACTTTGTCCTGGGTGTGGATAAACCCGGTGCGCCCCGCTACCGTCTCGACTCCCGTACCGGAGTGGGGAGTTCGGCATGGACAGACGTGGGTTCAACCGGCGGGTCCTCCTGGGCGGCGCGGCGGCCGCCGCGACATCGTTGTCCCTCGCGGCGGCGCCCGAGGCCAGCGGCGCCGGTGAAGCGGTGAGGACGGCCCCGGCCGGCGGGGAGGTGAAACGCGTCCGGCTGTACGCCGAGCGACTCGCCGACGGGCAGATGGGCTACGGACTCGAACGGGGCGAGGCGACGATCCCGGGACCGCTGATCGAGCTGAACGAGGGCGACACCCTGCACATCGACTTCGAGAACACCATGGACGTGCCCGTGAGCCTGCACGTCCACGGTCTCGACTACGAGATCTCCAGCGACGGCACCAGGCAGAACGGGAGCGACGTCGAACCCGGCGGCACCCGCACCTACACCTGGCGCACCCACGCCCCGGGCCGCCGCAAGGACGGCACCTGGCGGGCGGGCAGCGCCGGTTACTGGCACTACCACGACCACGTGGTCGGCACCGAACACGGCACCGGCGGCATCCGCAAGGGCCTGTACGGACCGGTGATCGTCCGGCGCAAGGGCGACATCCTGCCGGACCGGACCCACACCATCGTCTTCAACGACATGACCGTCAACAACCGGCCCCCGCACACCGGGCCGGACTTCGAGGCGACGGTCGGCGACCGGGTCGAGTTCGTGATGATCACGCACGGTGAGTACTACCACACCTTCCACCTGCACGGACATCGCTGGGCCGACAACCGCACCGGCATGCTGACCGGCCCCGACGACCCCAGCCAGGTCATCGACAACAAGATCGTCGGCCCGGCGGACTCCTTCGGGTTCCAGGTCGTCGCGGGGGAGGGCGTCGGAGCCGGCGCCTGGATGTACCACTGCCACGTGCAGAGCCACTCCGACATGGGGATGGTGGGGCTGTTCCTGGTACGGAAACCGGACGGCACGATCCCCGGGTACGAGCCGCACGACCCCCACGAGCCGCACGGCTCCGGCACCGTTCGCGGGTCAGGGCCGGCGACCGGACACGAGCACGGCCACTGACGGGCGCCGCGGGCCGGCCGGGCCCGCCCACCGGTGCCACGGGCCCCGCGCCCGGGCCGGACCCGCCTGGTTATCCTTTTCGGCAACCGCCGAGGAGGAGTCCCGAAGTGACCGAGGCAGCGTCGCGACCCACGCTGGAGGCCGTGGCCGCGCGGGCGGGCGTGTCCCGGGCCACCGTGTCGCGGGTGGTCAACGGCGGGGAGGGGGTCCGCGAGCCCCTCGTGGAGCGGGTCCGGCAGGCGGTGGAGGAACTCGGCTACGTCCCCAACCAGGCGGCCCGCAGCCTGGTGACCAGGCGGCACGACGCGGTCGCCGTCGTCATCGCCGAACCGGAGGACCGGGTCTTCGCCGACCCGTTCTTCGCGCGGCAGCTGCGGGGCATCAGCAAGGAACTGACCGCCCACGACAACCAGCTGGTGCTGCTGCTCACGGAGGGCCGCGACGACCACGCGCGCGTGGCCCGCTACCTGGCCGGCGGCCATGTCGACGGCGCGCTGGTGTTCTCCCTGCACCTCGACGACCCGCTGCCCGGCCTCATCCGGCACGCCGGGGTGCCGACGGTGTTCGGCGGGCGGCCCGGCTGGAGCGACGGCGCGGGACGGGCCGCCTACGTCGACAGCGACAACCGCGGCGGCGCCCGCGCGGCCGTACGCCACCTCGCGGACCTGGGCCGCACACGCATCGCGCACATCACCGGCCCGCTCGACCAGACCTCGGCGGCGGACCGCCTCGACGGCTACCGGGACGTGGTGGGCCACGCGGAGCCCCTGCTGGTCGTGGAGAGCGACTTCACACCGGGCGGCGGGGAGCGGGCCATGCGCGCGCTCCTGGACCGGGTTCCCGGCCTGGACGCCGTGTTCGCCGCCAACGACCTGACCGCCGCGGGTGCCCTGCGGGTGCTGCGGGAGCGCGGCCGGCGCGTCCCCGACGACGTCGCGGTGATCGGCTTCGACGACATGCTGCCCCTGGCGGAACAGACCGACCCGCCGCTGACGACCG
Above is a genomic segment from Streptomyces glaucescens containing:
- a CDS encoding ThuA domain-containing protein encodes the protein MRSTPHQSPRKRRRLGTGARAAPAVLTAGLLTAGLLSGPAASARPEPEPSLTTMSVKSPPGGANVRVLIFHGSAAPGDESPLVNAGIEAIERIGLSGPVDQRFKVEATDDASVFTDGTRLGRFNAIVFLTGGGDVLDPEQEAGLEAYMEAGGGFVGIHDAARAEPYSAWFTGLIGARPASASPADVQRATVEAGDRLHPATRDLPVQWKRPDRWLNWVKNPSGTVHTVARVRESTYRPGTGAAGWDHPVSWCRDYDGGRSFYTGMGGTVSSYDETDFRAHLRGALLWTTRLVRADCKATIDGNYRAERLTKPNQPGRNDQIGEPHGLVTAPDGRVFYIGRGGADSSQPVITDWNDPDIGKGRGEIHVYDPRTGQVTLAGALTVFGNKGGGDELVKVEEGLLGIELDPRFEENGWVYLHYTPHSGIDRETRTAKRRVSRFTLDRATDRLDPGSEKVLLEWPVQIHSCCHAGGGMAWDSRGNLYIATGDNNSSRFSDGYSGNNPEPAYKGVSFADARRTAGNTNNLNGKILRIHPEPDGTYTLPEGNLFTGEETDEGGGKTRGEIYVMGVRNPARIFVDKTTDVLYAGWVGPDASAPSPVWGPAKYDTFAVITEAGNRGWPYCMGNKQPYRDRNLPDPSKPLGWYDCDRPRNESPNNDGLVNLPPVTGNNIWYSPQGGGPDFPRDAAGIPSYRLEDAAYRLPWLKGGGQAAMNGPVYRRAAVTPGSDVAWPAYWDGKWFIGDFYDADQPRNAVLMDPRTQGDGGLPVHSESLKKIVPVGNDGIKNLMDWKFGPDGALYVLDYGRGFFTSDAKSALWRVTYTGGGPTPAAGQLARGAQS
- a CDS encoding multicopper oxidase domain-containing protein; translated protein: MDRRGFNRRVLLGGAAAAATSLSLAAAPEASGAGEAVRTAPAGGEVKRVRLYAERLADGQMGYGLERGEATIPGPLIELNEGDTLHIDFENTMDVPVSLHVHGLDYEISSDGTRQNGSDVEPGGTRTYTWRTHAPGRRKDGTWRAGSAGYWHYHDHVVGTEHGTGGIRKGLYGPVIVRRKGDILPDRTHTIVFNDMTVNNRPPHTGPDFEATVGDRVEFVMITHGEYYHTFHLHGHRWADNRTGMLTGPDDPSQVIDNKIVGPADSFGFQVVAGEGVGAGAWMYHCHVQSHSDMGMVGLFLVRKPDGTIPGYEPHDPHEPHGSGTVRGSGPATGHEHGH
- a CDS encoding LacI family DNA-binding transcriptional regulator produces the protein MTEAASRPTLEAVAARAGVSRATVSRVVNGGEGVREPLVERVRQAVEELGYVPNQAARSLVTRRHDAVAVVIAEPEDRVFADPFFARQLRGISKELTAHDNQLVLLLTEGRDDHARVARYLAGGHVDGALVFSLHLDDPLPGLIRHAGVPTVFGGRPGWSDGAGRAAYVDSDNRGGARAAVRHLADLGRTRIAHITGPLDQTSAADRLDGYRDVVGHAEPLLVVESDFTPGGGERAMRALLDRVPGLDAVFAANDLTAAGALRVLRERGRRVPDDVAVIGFDDMLPLAEQTDPPLTTVRQDIEEMGRLMARMLLHRPGPGAPGGDGAEADAAAGVVLPTTLIRRASA